ttttgctagtagATCACTAGGaatgatggtgagtggtgccacttccactttcaTCCCTTGATTCTTGGAcccgtgaatcctggctatgggagaaacagtaccatatattggacgcTCATTCAGAGCATACatagccttctggagaactttgccccagccctggaaaGTATTGTCatctagttggcattgtaattgtgacttcaaaaggccattccaccattccacCAATCCATTCtcatgatggggaacatggtaaggcCAGTGAATTTCATGAGCaggagcccactgctgcacttctttagccataaagtgagtgtcttggtcagaggcaatgctgtgtggagtaccatgatggtggataaggcattcccttgagtccacagatggtagtcttggcagaagcattgcgtgcaggataggcaaacccatatctggagtaagtgtctattccagtgaggacaaacctctgccctttccacaATGGAAGAGTCCAacataatcaacctgccaccaggtagctggctgatcactcTGAGGAGTGCTGCCATATAGAAGGTTCAGTGTTGGCCTCCACTGTtagcaaattgggcactcagtggtggctgtagccaggtcagccttggtgagtggaagtgcatgttgctgagcccatgtgtaacctccatccctgccaccacgGCCACTTttttcatgggcccattgggctatggcaggggtggctggggaaagagagtGAGTCGTGTCCACAGAacgggtcatcctatccactttattattaaaatcctccgCTGCTGAGGTCACCCGTTAGTGAGTAgccacatgggatacaaatatcttcaacATTTTTGACCATTCAGAGTGGTCCATTTACATGCCTCTTCCCCAGATTTCTTTGTCACCCATTTTCCAATCATTctccttccaagtccctgaccatccagccaaaccactggCTACAGCCCAGGAATCAGTCTATAATCGCACATCTGGCCATcgctccttccatgcaaagtgcacaatcaggtgcactgctcgaagttctgcccattgggaagatttcccttcaccactgtccttcagggatgtcctagaaaggggctgcaGTGCTGCAGTTGTCCACTTTAGGGTAGTGCCTtcatatcatgcagaaccatgTGTGAAACAAGCTCTAGTCTTttgtcttcctctgtcaactgatcatagggatctccccatgaggccatcggtgcaggccgggggagagaaggcagggttacaggagtggagaccatgggtatttgagccacttcctcgtgtaacttacttgtgccttcaggacctgctcgaaCCTGATCACGTATATACCACTTTCATTTGATGacggaatgctgctgtgcatggtGCACTTTATACGTAGGTGGgccagaaagcacccagttcatgacagacagttcaggttgcatggtgacttgatgacccatagtcaaacattcagtttccaccaaagcccagtaatgggccaagagctgtctctcaaaaggagagtagttatctgaaGAAGGTGATAGGGCCTTGCTTTAAAATCTCAGAGGTCTCTACTATGATTCACTTATTGGAGACTGCCAAAGGATCCAAACAGCATGCctgtctgccactgacacctcaagcaccatttgatctgctgggtcatatggcccaagtggcagaccagcttgcacagcagcctggacctgttgcagagccttctcctgttctggaccccactcaaaactgcagccttttgggtcactcagtaaatgggccagagtaacacacccaaatgaggaatgtgttgcctccaaaatccaaatagatcCACTAGGCACTATGActttttcttggttgtaggagggaccAAATGCAGTAATTTattcttcaccttagaaggaatatcttgacaggccccacaccactggacccctagaaatttcactAAGGTAGAATGTCCCTTAATTTTAGtcggatttatttcccatcctctggcacgCAAatatctcaccaataagtccagtgtgtttgctacttcttgctcacggGATCCAATCACCATAATGTCATAATGTAATgaaccagtgtgatatcttgtggaagcaaAAAGCAATCAAGTtctctccaaataagattatgTCACAAAGACAGatagttgatatacccctgatgTAAGACAGTAAAGGTATACTGCTGGCCTTGCCAGTTGAAGGTAAATTGCTTCTAGTGGGctttgtggacaggaatggagaaaaaggcatttgccaagtcaatggctgcataccaggtaccaggagatgtgttaatatGCTCAAGAAACAAAACCACCTGCtgcatctggtacagcagctgcaattggaatcactacttggttaagcttatgataatccactgtcattctccaagattcatctgtcttctgcacaggtgTTCTGTGAGGGAAATGCACAAGGGGAGAAAATCACACACACAGTACCTTTAAGAGTAAACAAGCTGTATCTCACGtaaatggcaatgcagatataatatgcaaataatataataagcaaatgatataataagcaaattaatataggcaaattgatataataagcaaattgcaatggtaggggagaagggaaaagatatatatatatatacatttacactcaccagactatggaggattcaccaccagattgggaagcaacagcctgggctctAGAGTCAGACACTgcactcaccagactatggaggattcaccaccagactgggaagcaacagcctgggctccagagttgGACACTCTCATGTGCACAGACGAGGTCTCATGAAGCTTCAGTGTAGTCTAGGaccctagctctttttgtaacGAGTTGTTTGGTACAAGGCCCAGTCACAAGGGCCCTTGAtgactgggctcaaggaacacaaaaaggtcaacttttttttttgctactgtcTACTGTTTTGCAATAACTAATATAGGTTTCTCTGAAACAGTGCCGAATGAACAcctcaaggggctcacacaacCTGTTCCGGAAgttggtgaccattgtttgtgtccatgttcaattgagttcaaatttaaaatttaacttttcctTCACAATAGGCCAAAAAGGAGAGCTGAacagggatgtggtgggaatcacaacccctgcatctttcaagtccttgatggtggcactaatttccgcaatccctccagggatgaAATATAGTTTTTGATTTACCATTTtgctaggtagaggcagctctaatggcttccatttggcctttcccaccataataacCCTCACCTTACCAGTCATGGAGCTAATGAGGGGGTTCTATCAGCTACTAAGTacgtctatgccaattatgcattctggcactggagAAATGACCACAGATGAGCCTGGGGActcactggacccactgtaagttggacctgagctaaaaccCCATTAATtgcctgacctccataagcccctactttaactagaggaccacaatgatgttatgggtcccctggaatcaacatcagctcagagccagtgtccagtagtccctgaaatgtctgatccctttccccaatgcacagttactctggtaaaaggctggaggtctccttggggaaggatgggagaaagattaacagcataTATTGTCGGTAGTGTAGTGGAGCCTTTCCTCAAGGGGTCCTGGActtcccttcattcaaggggttctgggcaTTTAAACTGGCTCAAGTtgggaaattgattgaggggccgtGCTTCTGTTTTTacaattcaaattagtcttttgtccattctacctagaagttttctgcttacataaattaagtaggaatgcagtaggcttcctatcagtttcacttctaggaacaccatgattaattagccaatcccagagctctacatgagtcagactattctgattacTGCTTTTTCTCTAGTGTCCATTATGATAGCTATGCTTACtttgcctttgatggttgagtgctgccactttgcccctgccacctcaggatccaattattcccattgtatttaaattttgtagttgagtgactgtagttcccactgttagatctgaaaTATAGAGaggagcaattacagggctcttcaaagatacaggtgctgtcctcacaaatctattttgcaagaCATTGGTTGAGAGTATATTCTCTGGACCCTCCCAACTGGGATGAGTAGGTCAAAAGTAACTAATCCACCTTAGCattccaatctccctaagccttttgatcccttcctctacatttaaccaagggagatcaggcatttccagctcactcacagtggaccatcttttaatacatatttcaactaaccaagcaaataaactgttAGAACATTTTCTAACTCCTCGAGctacaacattaaatgcagagtccctacttagtgggcccatcaataaattcagcctgatctaACTTTATGtttcttccaccattatccctCACCCTTAATATCCATCCCCATGACTGTTATCCAGATTTCTGTcttatttaaacagaaaaataaagcagttcTTTTCTAGTGTAGTGCACtacctcatgggtcacactcttaAACTCACCTCTACAGGCCTGctgggactttagtctagttataggtctagaatcAAACAGTGGTGTTGGaggtggctcctgaggagaatcagcattatcttgcctggcaactgccttagggaggccatcactgttgcctcaggcagcacaggtTTCATCTCCTCAGACAaaagtggaaaggctgatggcagcatttGGGTCAAGGAGGGGATGTtcccactactggggatgggaaagctgttccttctggcaaaaaaggttcatcagagtttataaatttagtgtccacagcttcatcagggtccttcCACATgttcccattccaagttgcagagTCTTATTCTTTTCcgatcaatgccctcactttaacagtagacacctggcaagGCTGTGCATGCATTTTTCATTGCAGGTTAGCCATTCGCATGATAAGAGTTTGTGTCTGTTTTCCACGATTTCAGCTCATTCTCTACAGGAGGTAAGACTCTCACttggcaatcttagcagatttgaggctcagtatttgcttctgaagctgggagttagaatccctgagtttatcattttctttcatccctttgtccactgaacttaggagcaaccaaccagcttcattatattccttggttcttcacatatggtcaaaggtattctGTGCAGAATCActgaactccttgcctctcacaagCAGTAAATCAAGAAtgttaaatgcatttattttgcataaatcTCTAAAAAGTttatgccaaggactatcagtgttttCCATACTGTTAGAAGCATAATCGttagcatttttgggtctaaCAATATTAAGCAGCCGaatccagaaaccccaaaaccaaagaaagaactccatccttaatgtTCTCTTCCtgtagaaccactcctggtaccaaaatctgtattagtcagggttctctagagggacagaactaataggagatatatatatacacacacatataactgGATCCtgatatatatatgcgtgtgtgtgtatatatatatatatatatatatatatatacacatataactggatcctgatatatatatatatatctcctattagttatgggtatataatagaatatatctatataatagaatatataggGGAGTTTCTTAAgtgttaactcacatgatcacaaggtcccacaataggctatctgcaagctgaggagcaaggagagccagtctgagccCGAAAACTAAAGAACTtagagtccaatgtttgaggccaggaagcatccagcacataAGAAAAATGTAGGCTgtgaggctaggccagtctagtcttttcacatgTTCCTGCCTGCTCTATCTTCTAgccgtgctggcagctgattagacggATCCCACTGAGATTAAGGGTGCATCTGCTTTTCcaagcccactgactcaaatgttaatctcctttggcaacaccctcacagacacacccaggatcaa
This genomic stretch from Pongo pygmaeus isolate AG05252 chromosome X, NHGRI_mPonPyg2-v2.0_pri, whole genome shotgun sequence harbors:
- the LOC129024102 gene encoding uncharacterized protein LOC129024102; this encodes MGLPILHAMLLPRLPSVDSRECLIHHHGTPHSIASDQDTHFMAKEVQQWAPAHEIHWPYHVPHHENGLVEWWNGLLKSQLQCQLDDNTFQGWGKVLQKAMYALNERPIYGTVSPIARIHGSKNQGMKVEVAPLTIIPSDLLAKFLLPIPVTLLSADLEVLVPEGGRLPPGDTMIPLNWKLRLPHGHFGLLLPLSQQAKKGVKVLTAVIDPDYQDEISLLFHNGGKKEYAWNTGDSLGCLLVLPFPVTKVNGKLQQPNPTELQMAHILQE